The following proteins come from a genomic window of Nostoc sp. TCL26-01:
- a CDS encoding type II toxin-antitoxin system VapB family antitoxin — protein MNRRSPFQPHHSTSEHEVFSKIVVQTSKPTMETNFVINEKLLDEAIRVTGLKTTQEVIEFGLKTLIKLKQQEKIKAYRGNLKWEGNLDESRTNS, from the coding sequence ATGAACAGGCGATCGCCTTTTCAACCCCATCATTCCACCTCAGAACACGAAGTTTTCAGTAAAATCGTAGTACAAACATCTAAACCTACGATGGAAACTAATTTTGTAATTAATGAAAAGCTGCTAGATGAAGCAATTAGAGTCACTGGACTTAAGACGACACAAGAAGTAATTGAATTTGGACTGAAAACACTGATTAAACTAAAGCAGCAAGAAAAAATCAAGGCTTATCGAGGTAATCTCAAATGGGAAGGCAACCTTGATGAGAGCAGAACAAATTCATGA
- a CDS encoding tetratricopeptide repeat protein: MMDEDLLTDDENRDAYDDLIVSIEAKAHRLNLLIGVCDDASSRDEIIAQYEAELQPNIRCYRVTLARGEPSLRAAVAQLVKSEEYLRQHHPAVITVTGAEQLYFLKLGEERSEQEIFFGYLQWTREGLREFPFAIVLWVTNQILIELIKKTPDFWSWRNGVFRFVSRKKNTISGRELEPIRFAFSDHEISGFDDENDYLLPIEDLQSFIQDAEQRRVKDTTLATLYFSLGDIYRKRLDRGECQDYKKEQELGIKYLNKAVELQKQLGLEKELATSLNNLASLYDSQGRYSEAEPLYIQALALYRKLLGEEHPSVAMSLNNLAYLYKSQGRYSEAEPLYIQALALRRKLLGEEHPDVAMSLNNLAGLYDSQGRYSEAEPLYVQALALYRKLLGEEHPDVAMSLNNLAGLYESQGRDSEAEPLYIQALALCRKLLGEEHPHVATSLNNLAGLYESQGRDSEAEPLYIQALALRRKLLGEEHPSVATSLNNLAYLYDSQGKYSEAEPLYVQALALYRKLLGEEHPSVAMSLNNLAGLYDSQGRYSEAEPLYSQALKIRELRLGVDHPKTVTVRNNLANLRDSLQSEQ, from the coding sequence ATGATGGATGAAGACTTATTAACAGATGATGAAAACAGAGATGCTTATGATGATTTAATTGTTTCGATTGAAGCTAAAGCACATCGCTTAAACTTACTAATTGGCGTTTGTGATGATGCTAGTTCTCGTGATGAAATTATTGCTCAGTATGAAGCAGAATTACAACCAAACATCCGTTGCTATCGCGTGACATTGGCAAGGGGTGAGCCGAGTCTGAGGGCTGCTGTTGCTCAACTGGTGAAAAGTGAAGAATATTTGCGACAACATCACCCAGCAGTAATTACTGTAACTGGTGCAGAACAGCTTTATTTTCTCAAACTGGGTGAGGAACGTTCCGAACAAGAGATTTTTTTCGGTTACTTGCAGTGGACTAGGGAAGGATTAAGGGAATTTCCCTTTGCGATCGTCTTATGGGTGACTAATCAAATATTAATTGAGTTAATTAAAAAAACACCTGATTTTTGGAGTTGGCGCAATGGTGTTTTTCGGTTTGTGTCTAGGAAGAAGAATACTATTTCTGGGAGAGAATTAGAGCCAATTCGTTTTGCTTTCAGTGATCATGAGATTTCAGGTTTTGATGATGAAAATGATTATTTATTACCCATAGAAGACTTGCAAAGTTTTATTCAAGATGCTGAACAGCGACGTGTTAAAGATACAACTTTAGCGACTTTATACTTTAGCTTAGGAGATATTTATCGAAAAAGACTTGACCGGGGTGAGTGTCAAGATTATAAAAAAGAGCAAGAATTAGGAATTAAGTATTTAAACAAGGCTGTAGAATTGCAAAAACAGTTAGGTTTAGAGAAAGAGTTAGCCACTAGCCTCAACAACCTAGCGTCTCTCTACGACTCCCAAGGCAGATATAGCGAAGCCGAACCTTTGTACATCCAAGCTTTAGCACTTTATCGCAAACTGCTGGGAGAAGAACATCCCTCTGTCGCTATGAGCCTCAACAACTTAGCGTATCTCTACAAATCCCAAGGCAGATACAGCGAAGCCGAACCTTTGTACATCCAAGCTTTAGCACTTAGGCGCAAGCTGCTGGGAGAAGAACACCCCGATGTCGCCATGAGTCTCAACAACCTAGCGGGACTCTACGACTCCCAAGGCAGATACAGCGAAGCCGAACCTTTGTACGTCCAAGCTTTAGCACTCTACCGCAAGCTGCTGGGAGAAGAACATCCCGATGTTGCCATGAGCCTCAACAACCTCGCGGGACTCTACGAATCCCAAGGCAGAGACAGCGAAGCCGAACCTTTGTACATCCAAGCTTTAGCACTCTGCCGCAAGCTGCTGGGAGAAGAACATCCCCATGTCGCCACTAGCCTCAACAACCTAGCGGGACTCTACGAATCCCAAGGCAGAGACAGCGAAGCCGAACCTTTATACATCCAAGCTTTAGCACTTAGGCGCAAGCTGCTGGGAGAAGAACATCCCTCTGTCGCCACTAGCCTCAACAACCTCGCGTATCTCTACGACTCCCAAGGCAAATACAGCGAAGCCGAACCTTTGTACGTCCAAGCTTTAGCACTCTACCGCAAGCTGCTGGGAGAAGAACATCCCTCTGTCGCCATGAGTCTCAACAACCTAGCGGGACTCTACGACTCCCAAGGCAGATACAGTGAAGCCGAACCTTTGTACAGTCAAGCTTTGAAAATTCGAGAACTACGATTAGGGGTAGATCATCCCAAAACTGTGACTGTACGTAACAATTTAGCAAATTTGCGCGATTCTCTTCAATCAGAACAGTAA